The following DNA comes from Streptomyces sp. NBC_00273.
ACGGGCGGCGCGCGGGTCCTCCCCGGCGGCGGCTCCGTTGGCGCGGTGGGCGGTCAGCAGGTCCGTCCAGAGCTCGTCCCGGTCGCGTTTGAGCTCGTCGGCCAGCGCGTGTGCGACCTGCTTCACCGTTCCCATCCGGGCGTCGGTGGGTTTGCCGGTCTCCAGCCGGTGGATGGTGCGGACCCCGAGCCGGGCGCGCTCGGCCAACTGCTCCTGCGTCATCCCCGCCTCGTGCCGCAACCCGCGGAGCAACGCACCGAACCGGCTGCCCACTCGTCCGCCCCTCCACCCGACGACGACCCTGCCACTTGAGTCCGATGTCCTCCCGGATCCCGGTCAAACCACGGGGCACCGTCGACCGGCCAGATATGGCCGGTTGCGGGCATGGTCCCCCGACCAGCACGAACACCACGATGAGTGCCGGTCGCCGCACCCGACGCGGTGCCCGCCTTGACCCAGGGGAGTTGACCCGCATGTCCACCACGAAGCCGAACCGGCTCGCCCGCCGCCTCAAGTCCGTCGTCGCGTCGACGGTCCTCTTGCTCGCCGGCGCCGTGGTCGCGCCGACCACCGCGCACGCCGCCCCGGCGAACCACTACTACGTCGAGATCGGCGGTACCGGTGCGGCCGCGGACGCACCGGGGTGCACCACGAGCTTCGACTCCGCCAACCGGCAGCTGAACGGGGGCATCGCGATTCCGGTCTGCTACGTGGCCAGCGGCGGCCCCTTCGTCGGCAGCCACAACGAGCAACCGGCCCCCTTCGCACCGAGCTTCGGCGACAGCGTGAACCAGGGCTACTGGAACGCCAAGGCCGCCCTGGAGAACGCCTACCGGGCCGACCCAACCGCGACGTTCACGATCGCCGGCTACTCCCAGGGCGCCTGGGTCGGCGACCTGCTGCTCCAGACGATCGCCGCGGGCGGCACCGAAGTACCGCGCGACCGGGTCGACGGCATGCTCTACTCCGACCCGATGCAGCCCGGAACCGGCTTCTGGCGCCTGGTCCCCCAGGGGGTCCTCGTCCCCTTCGTGGCGTACTCCCCCGGCACCGGGCCGGAGGCGTTCCCCGGCGTCCCGGTCCAGCGCCACTGCATCAAGACCGACGGGGTCTGTGACGCGACGTCCCTGGATTCCTTCCCCGGCTTCCTCCAGCAGCACCCGCGTTACTTCCGGGAGGGCGAGATCATCGCGAGCACCCTCGCCCAGCACGGCGGCAGCGGGACCGTCTGGTACCCCGCGGCCTGATCCCGGGCAGCACGGCGCCGCGGCCCGCCCCGTGGGGGGCGGGCCGCGGCGTCATGTCCTGCACGGTGCCGTTCAGACGGTGGCGGCGGCCCGCGTCGTGGTCGCGATGGTGGCCGAGCCGACCACGCGGGTGCCGTCGTAGAGCACGATCGCCTGGCCGGGGGCCACGCCCCGGACCGGCTCGGTGAAGGAGACGCGCAGCTCTCCGTCCACGACCTCGGCGAAGACCTCGGTCTCGCCGCCGTGGGCGCGCAGCTGGGCGGTGTAGGTGCCCGGGGCGGCGGCCACGGCTCCGCACCAGCGGGGGCGGATCGCGGTGAGCGCGGTGACGTCGAGGGCTTCGACGGGGCCGACGGTGACGGTGTTGTTCACCGGGGAGATGTCGAGGACGTAGCGCGGCTTGCCGTCGGGGGCGGGGTGGCCGATGCGCAGGCCCTTGCGCTGGCCGATGGTGAAGCCGAAGGCGCCGTCGTGGGTGCCGACCTTCTCGCCGGTCGCCTCGTCGACGATGTCGCCCTCGGCCTTGCCGAGGCGGTTCGCGAGGAAGCCCTGGGTGTCGCCGTCGGCGATGAAGCAGATGTCGTGGCTGTCGGGCTTCTTCGCGACGGCCAGCCCCCGCTCCTCGGCCTCGGCGCGGATCTCTTCCTTGGTGGTGAGGGTGTCACCGAGCGGGAAGAGGGCGTGGGCGAGCTGCTTCTCGTCGAGGACCCCGAGGACGTACGACTGGTCCTTGGCCATGTCGGAGGCGCGGTGCAGCTCGCGGGAGCCGTCCTCGGTGAGCACGACGGTCGCGTAGTGACCGGTGCAGACGGCGTCGAAGCCGAGCGCGAGGGCCTTGTCGAGCAGCGCCGCGAACTTGATCTTCTCGTTGCAGCGCAGGCACGGGTTCGGGGTGCGCCCGGCTTCGTACTCGGAGATGAAGTCCTCGACGACGTCCTCGCGGAAGCGCTCGGCGAGGTCCCAGACGTAGAACGGGATGCCGATGACGTCGGCGGCCCGGCGGGCGTCGCGGGAGTCCTCGATGGTGCAGCAGCCGCGGGCGCCGGTCCGGAAGGACTGCGGGTTCGCGGAGAGCGCCAGGTGGACGCCGGTCACGTCGTGCCCGGCTTCGACCGCTCGGGCGGCGGCGACGGCGGAGTCCACGCCCCCGGACATGGCGGCCAGGACGCGAAGGGGACGGTCGGTGCGCGGCAGGTTCTCAGTCATAGCACCGTCCAGGGTACGGGGGAACCGAGCGGGGTCACAGCGCGTTGTCGGGGTACGGGGGGTGGATCACATCGTCGAGCAGGGGAACAAGGGGAAGAAGTCGCCGGGGCGGACCCGCAGGGCCGTGCTCTTCGGCGGGCTCGGGGTCTTCGCGGTGGCGGCGGTGGCCGGCCGGGAGGAGATCGGCCGCGCCTGGTGGCTGATACCGGGCGTGGACAAGCCGCGCAAGGAGGGCGAGCTCGACCACGCGGGCGCGAGCTGGACGTCGGCCTCGCCGGCGAACTGGCGCAAGGCGGACCGCCCGGCCGACTACCGGGTGGACCGGATCGTCGTGCATGTCACACAGGGCGGCTTCGAGTCCTCGGTGGACGCCTTCAAGAACCCGTGGCACAAGGCGTCGGCGCACTACATAGTGCGCGGGGACGGGCACGTGGAGCAGATGGTGCGCGAGCTGGACGTGGCCTTCCACTCGGGGAACCGCTCGATGAACGAGCGCAGTGTCGGCATCGAGCACGTGGGCTTCGTGGACCGCCCGCAGGACTTCACGGACGCCATGTACGCGGCTTCGGCCCGGCTGGCGGCCGACGTCTGCCGCCGGTACGACATACCGGCGGACCGCAGGCACATAGTCGGCCACTCCGAGGTCCCGGGCGCCGACCACACCGATCCCGGCCGCCACTGGGACTGGAACCGCTACATCGGCCTGGTCCGGGCGGCCCTCGAGGCTCCGGCTCCTAGCTGAGGCCCGCCGTGCGGGCGCGCTCGACCGCCGGGCCGATGGCCGCGGCCA
Coding sequences within:
- a CDS encoding PE-PPE domain-containing protein encodes the protein MSTTKPNRLARRLKSVVASTVLLLAGAVVAPTTAHAAPANHYYVEIGGTGAAADAPGCTTSFDSANRQLNGGIAIPVCYVASGGPFVGSHNEQPAPFAPSFGDSVNQGYWNAKAALENAYRADPTATFTIAGYSQGAWVGDLLLQTIAAGGTEVPRDRVDGMLYSDPMQPGTGFWRLVPQGVLVPFVAYSPGTGPEAFPGVPVQRHCIKTDGVCDATSLDSFPGFLQQHPRYFREGEIIASTLAQHGGSGTVWYPAA
- a CDS encoding N-acetylmuramoyl-L-alanine amidase; this translates as MDHIVEQGNKGKKSPGRTRRAVLFGGLGVFAVAAVAGREEIGRAWWLIPGVDKPRKEGELDHAGASWTSASPANWRKADRPADYRVDRIVVHVTQGGFESSVDAFKNPWHKASAHYIVRGDGHVEQMVRELDVAFHSGNRSMNERSVGIEHVGFVDRPQDFTDAMYAASARLAADVCRRYDIPADRRHIVGHSEVPGADHTDPGRHWDWNRYIGLVRAALEAPAPS
- the mnmA gene encoding tRNA 2-thiouridine(34) synthase MnmA; amino-acid sequence: MTENLPRTDRPLRVLAAMSGGVDSAVAAARAVEAGHDVTGVHLALSANPQSFRTGARGCCTIEDSRDARRAADVIGIPFYVWDLAERFREDVVEDFISEYEAGRTPNPCLRCNEKIKFAALLDKALALGFDAVCTGHYATVVLTEDGSRELHRASDMAKDQSYVLGVLDEKQLAHALFPLGDTLTTKEEIRAEAEERGLAVAKKPDSHDICFIADGDTQGFLANRLGKAEGDIVDEATGEKVGTHDGAFGFTIGQRKGLRIGHPAPDGKPRYVLDISPVNNTVTVGPVEALDVTALTAIRPRWCGAVAAAPGTYTAQLRAHGGETEVFAEVVDGELRVSFTEPVRGVAPGQAIVLYDGTRVVGSATIATTTRAAATV